A single window of Channa argus isolate prfri chromosome 12, Channa argus male v1.0, whole genome shotgun sequence DNA harbors:
- the znhit1 gene encoding zinc finger HIT domain-containing protein 1, translating to MVGRVLCGCRRPEVKKTKDNMVLEKKVSARVEAGQRRVLDEATRQRRLTRQLEALEKDNFQDDPLSSLPPPGPTARLPAFSETEEPEKKKRKTRGDHFKQRFRKNFTTLLEEENLSEKPEPNYLSAAAPPSSLPPRHFCCVCGFPSHYTCTTCGGRYCSTKCLSTHRETRCLKWTL from the exons ATGGTCGGCAGGGTCCTCTGCGGCTGCCGTAGACCggaagtgaaaaaaacaaaagacaacatgGTGCTGGAGAAGAAAGTTTCCG CTCGGGTGGAGGCCGGTCAGCGTAGAGTTTTAGATGAAGCCACCAGACAGAGGAGACTGACCAGACAGCTGGAGGCTCTGGAGAAAGACAACTTCCAG GACGACCCTctgtcctccctccctcccccagGTCCTACTGCTCGCCTACCTGctttcagtgagacagaggaACCAG agaagaagaagaggaagacgaGAGGCGACCACTTCAAGCAGCGTTTCAGGAAGAACTTCACCACgctgctggaggaggag AACCTGTCGGAGAAACCGGAACCAAACTACCTGTCTGCTGCAGCCCCTCCCTCATCTCTTCCCCCACGCCACTTCTGCTGCGTCTGTGGGTTCCCTTCACACTACACCTGCACCACCTGTGGGGGGCGTTACTGCAGCACCAAGTGCCTGTCCACACACAGGGAGACCAG GTGCTTGAAGTGGACACTGTAG